AGGTAGATCCTGCCTGGAGCAAGCTGGGAGCTGATGCGAATAAGGCTGATGGAATTGAAATTCCCGATTTTGTAAGAGAGGTCGTTCAGCCCATCAATAATCTGGCTGGTGATGATCTTCCTGTAAGTGCTTTTACTGGCCGTGAAGATGGGACCTTCCCTGCAGGGACTTCTCAATATGAGAAGCGCGGTATCGCAGTGAACGTACCCGAATGGATCGCCGACAACTGCATCCAGTGTAACCAGTGCGCCTATGTTTGTCCCCATGCTGCCATCCGTCCCTTCCTCATCGACGAGGAGGAGGCCAGGGCACTACCCGGGGGAGTTGAAACGATAAAGGCCACCGGAAAGGCATTTGCAGGTCTGCAATTCAAGATCCAGGTATCGGTACTTGATTGTACCGGTTGCGGAAACTGTGCCGACGTTTGTCCGTCCAAAACCAAAGCTTTGGAAATGAAGCCGCTGGAAACTCAGATGGATGAAGTTCCCCAATGGGATCACCTGATTAAGGAGATTTCCTATAAGGATACCCTGGTGGATAAGAAGCAGACCGTGAAGAACAGCCAGTTCGCCCAGCCCCTTTTCGAATTCTCGGGAGCCTGTGCAGGCTGCGGGGAGACTCCTTATATCAAGTTGATAACCCAGCTGTACGGAGACCAGATGATCGTGGCCAATGCCACAGGTTGCTCCTCCATTTATGGAGGCTCCGCACCTTCCACTCCTTACTGTGCCAATGAGAACGGACAGGGCCCTGCCTGGGCCAACTCGCTCTTCGAGGACAATGCCGAGTATGGATTCGGATTGGCTACGGGTGTGAATAAGAACCGGGATCGGATCAAGAATAAGATGATTGCTGCGATGGACGAAGTGAAGCCCGCTACAAAAGAGGCCTTCACTGCATGGATCGATTCCATGGAAAACATGGACGCATCCAAGGAAGCATCAGCAAATCTGCTGACCGCTCTGGATAATGAGTCACATGCCATTGCTGAAGAAATCAAGTGTCTGAAGCAGTACCTGGTGAAGAAATCTATTTGGATCTTTGGTGGTGACGGTTGGGCTTATGACATCGGATTCGGGGGCCTGGATCATGTGATCGCCTCCGGGGAGGATGTGAATATCCTGGTCATGGATACCGAGGTTTACTCCAACACGGGTGGACAGGCCTCCAAGGCTACCCCGGTGGGTGCCGTGGCCAAGTTTGCCGCTTCCGGAAAGAAAATCCGTAAGAAGGACCTGGGAATGATGGCCATGACCTACGGTTATGTTTATGTGGCACAGGTATCCATGGGCGCCAGCCAGAGTCAGTACCTGAAAGCAATCAGAGAAGCGGAAGCTTATCCCGGTCCCTCACTCATTATTGCTTACTCTCCCTGTATCAATCACGGGCTGCGTTCAGGCATGGGTAAGACTCAGTCCCAGGGAAAATCTGCTGTTGATAGTGGCTACTGGCATCTCTATCGCTACAACCCGGTTCTGGAAGAGGAAGGCAAGAATCCATTTTTACTGGATTCCAAGGAACCCCAGTGGGACCAGTTCCAGGGATTCCTGAAATCGGAAGTACGCTATACCTCTCTGCAGAAGGCATTCCCGGAAGAAGCCGCTGTATTGTTTAAATCGGCAGAGACCAATGCCAAGTGGCGATATGACAGCTATGTGCGCATGGCCAGCCTGGATTTTGCACCAAAGGTATAGTTTAGTGAACATCCGAAGGATCAATCAGATAATTAAACCGTCCGGGCAACCGGGCGGTTTATAATTTGCGGCCGGGTTATGGTCTTTCTTTTCGAATGGTACCTGGCATACTTTCGTTTTTTTCTCCTTAAATATCCCTTCGGGGCATTATCCCGAAGTTTACTAACTTTGCAGCAAAAACGGGGGTATTGGGAAGGATAGTTGCTATCGATTACGGGACCAGGCGGACTGGAGTGGCAGTTACCGATCCGGGACAAATGATTGCTTCCCCCATGGAGACAGTACCTACACATGCTTTGATGCATTTCCTGCAGGCTTACCTGGAGAAGGAGCATGTGGAGCTGCTTGTGGTGGGCCATCCCCGGCAGATGGATCATAGCGAATCGGAGTCCATGAAGGAGATACGTTTTTTCGTGGCAGCTTTTAAAAAGCGCTTTAAGGAGATCCCGGTGGCTTACATGGATGAGCGTTTTACCTCAAAAATGGCCATGGACGCAATGATCTCCGGAGGGATGAAAAAATCTGACAGGAGGGTAAAGGGGAATGTGGACAGGGTGAGTGCTGCCCTTATTCTGCAATCTTTTCTGGAAAGAAGGAACAATATGCGTCATTAAGTGTTTTTTTTTGTTAAAAGGACTTAGATAGGAAATGGTATTACCGGTATATGTTTACGGAATGTCGGTGCTTCGGAAAATTGCACCGGAGATTCCTGAAGATTATAAGGAACTGGATCAGTTGATTGCAGATATGTTTGAAACCATGCGAGCCAGTGACGGGATTGGACTGGCAGCGCCCCAGGTTGGTAAATCAATGAGGATTTTTGTTGTCGATACTTCTCCCGTGGCTGATGCCGCCAAGGAACTGGAACTCGCTGAATTCAAGAAGGTTTTTATCAATCCCTATATTCTGGAAGAGTGGGGCGATCCCCGGACTTCCGAAGAGGGCTGTCTGAGTCTTCCAAATATTCGGGAAGATGTTACCCGCCCCAGTTATGTTCGCATTGAGTACTATGATGAGAACTGGAACCTGAAGGAGGAGGAGTACGACGGGATCCGGGCCAGGGTCATCCAGCACGAGTATGATCACCTGGAAGGAAAGTTGTTTGTGGACCGGATCAGTCCCCTTCGCCGCAAATTACTGTCGGCCCGTCTGAACGCCATCAGTCACGGGCGCGCCGATTGCGATTACCGGATGGTCTATCCGAAAAAGTAAATACAGCCACTTTAATTGCAGCTAAGCACAAACGAAAGAGGGCTGCCCCTGTGGACGCCCTCCTTCGCTAACTGTCTTGTACAGGGTGGTTTTTATATCACGGCGTTAAAATGCTCTTCAGATTTCAGGAGCAAATCGATGTACTGGGCGCGCTTATAGACAAAAGGATCGTTGATGGCTTTTGAGCTCAGCGTACCTCTGAATGCTTCGATGGAATCATATTCTTTGCGATCCATCCACTCTTCCAGCTCCTGTAACATCTCTGCGGCATGTCCCACCCCGTGGTGGTAGAAGGTACTGACGGCCTCCACGGCGCTGGCGCCGGCCAGGATCATCTTAACAATATCGATTCCTTCATAGATCCCGTTGTTCGCTGCAACGCTGGCATTCAGGTTTCCGTGTGTAAGTCCGACATAACGGATAGACAGACGGTGGTCGCTGTGTGTACTTAAGTTCCAGGGAGAAACATGTTTCTCAGCTTCCACATCGATATCCGGTTCAAAAAGCCTGTTAAAAAGAATAAAGGCGTCTGCACCTGCTTCGTCCATATCCTTAATGGTCTTAAGTACATTGGTATAGAAGGGACTCAGCTTAACGCTCACCGGGACCTTCACTGCGGCTTTTACTGCTTTCAGGACCTCAATCTGCTGAAGAATGACATCATGTCCCGATTTGTCAAAATCGCGGGGTACGGAGAAAAAATTCAGTTCCAGTCCAGCAACTCCTGTCTCTTCGAGCAATTTGGCATACTCTACCCATGATTCTTTGTAGACAGCATTCAGGCTGGCAAAAACCGGAATGGAGAGTGCGTCCACTATCTGTTTCAGGTTATATATATGCTCTTTGGGACCCCCGTGTTCAATTCTCGGAAAGAGGCTGATCATTTCAGCATGACGTTCATCGTAGGCTTCCAGCTGATTGCTAAGTTCGTTGTCTTCTAACTGAATCTGCTCTTCAAACAGGGAGCGGTATACCACTGCTGCGACTCCTGCCTTTTCTGCCTCTTTCAGTTTTTCGAGGTTATTTGAGAGATTACATGCACCCAGGATCAGAGGGTTCTTCAGGGTGACTCCCATGTGTTTTGTTGTCAGTGTTGCCATTTGAAAAAGATTATCGTTTATATAAATCTAGTATATAAAACTACCAACATATGGGAAAGGTTCACTTAAATGGAAAGAAAAGCAGATATTTTTCAATTCCCTGCATGAATCCGGTAAAGGACCTTTCGGGGCATCATGTACGATTTGCGAAAACTGCCCGTGTTACGCGCCCTTGTTCCCTTTTTCGGGGGAGTGGTATGTGGAACAGCCTGTTTTACATCGATCCTCCCATGGAGAGTGCTCATTATGTCTCTTATTATCTGGACATTGGCCCTCTTTTTGTACTTCCGTCAGGGAAGCAGGACAAGCTCGCATCCCTGGCTTCTTCCGGCCCTTCTCTTCCTGCTTATCTTTGTCCTGGGTTGGGGGAATGCGATGCTTTCAAAGCCTGCAGACCCCGGTTTTCCCATTGATGAACGAGTGCTTGTTAGGGGTGAAGTCAGCGGAGCTCCAATACCCGGACCTCAGGCGCACAGCTTTGATCTGGAGGTTCATCTGCTTGTTTCAGGCGATTCCCGGTTCAGGGTGCACACTCATCTCCGGGCTTATTTCAGGATTCAGGCCGACTCCCTGATCCCGGATGCCGGAGAGATCTGGCAGTTTTCAGGAAAACTGGCAGCTATACAAAACAACGGGAACCCGGGCGAATTCGACTATAAATCTCTGATGAGCAGGAGAAATTGCTGGTACCGCTTCTATATCTCCACCGGAGAGGAGTCGGATGTCTGCAACAGGAGGATAGAAGGGGATCAAAGGCGCCTTTCTTCCTCCCTGATTCGAAAAAGGATAACCGGACACTGGCACGGGGACACGGAGGAAATCTCTCTGCTGAAGGCTGTCTGCCTGGGCGATCGTTCGTCGCTGACCGATGAACTGCGCCAGGTTTATACCGCTGCAGGGGGAATGCACCTGCTCGCGGTGTCGGGATTGCATGTGGGGCTTATCTGGTGGGTCTTGCAGTATATGACAGCCTGGATGTACCTGCTTTTCAGGAGTGAGAAACAGAAAACTGTGGCCATACTGGGACTACTTTGGTTCTACGCCTTTGTGACCGGGTTCTCCTCTTCTGTCAGCAGAGCTGTATGCATGTTTTCCTTTTTTTCTGCCGGCAGGATCCTGGGTAAGCGAATCCATCCATTGAACGTGGTATTTGTGTCGGCTTTTCTACTGGTGCTGATCCAGCCTGTCCGGCTTCTGGATGTTGGTTTCCAGCTGTCCTACTGTGCCATAACGGGAATTGTAAGCTTTTTCCCGCTGTTGAAGAACCTGACCCGGATTAAAAACCGGCTGCTCCGAAAGATATGGGAAGCTGCCTCAGTGAGTCTGGCGGCCCAGTTAAGCACAGCTCCCCTGGTCATCTATTACTTCCATCAGCTGCCCCTCTATTCCTTATTGACCAGTTTGATTGCAATCCCCCTGCTCAGTGTATTGATTTCTGTCTTTGTCTGCTCTGTACCTTTTATATCTGCAGGTATCCTGGAGGATTTTTTCAATTTTCTGCTGGTAGGGCTGGCCCGCCTGATGAACGGGTTGATGGATCAGATTTCCACCCTTCCGGGTGCTTTACCGGACGGACTACAGATGGATCTGCTAAGTCTCTCTGTCGGGCTCCTGATTCTGCTGTTGCTTGCCACCTTCCTCCATGGCAACAGGCGGATCCCCCCTTACCTGATTTTATTGCTGATATCTGTATCCCTGATTTGGAGCTCCACTTCCTCCTTGAAATGCCAGCATTCTTCCGAACTGATCATCACCCATTTCAGAGGGGCCTCCATGATCATTTTCCGGCAGGGGAGGGCACTTGACCAGTACTGCTGGTACAGGGACAGCAGCTCCAGGGATTATATGAAAGCTTACAGTGATGGATGCTGGAGCAGGAGGAGGTATCAGAAACAACTGTATGCGCCGGAGGAGGCAGGGAGTTTCTCTGAGCGGATTTCCGGCTGTGTCTGGCTTGCGGAAGGACTCTGGTTGTTGGGAAATGATTTATGTTCCGGTCTCGTGTTTGGCCAGGGCCTGGAGGAAAACAGGTGGGGATCTGCATTTGGCGATTCGGCGAACGCTCTGACTTTCACTCCCTGTTTTATCCTGCTTTCGGGTGAACCTGAGCCTGGCAGTCTGCAGGAAGTCCCGTGGAGGGATCAAACAGACCTGGTGATCGATGGATCGAACCGTAGCTGGTATAAAGACAGATTGGATGCCGGCTGGGATGGGAGCTATTTGACAGATCGCTCGGGAGCCTACGTGAAAAGATGGTAAAAAAAAGGGCTGTCCATGTGTACTATTGGACAATTATCTGTTATTTTGTTGTGTAGTTTTTTTATAGATTTATGCGTATTGTAATTGCCGGAGCTGGCGAAGTCGGAACACATCTGGCCAAGATGCTCAGTAATGAGGAACAC
This DNA window, taken from Bacteroidales bacterium, encodes the following:
- the ruvX gene encoding Holliday junction resolvase RuvX codes for the protein MGRIVAIDYGTRRTGVAVTDPGQMIASPMETVPTHALMHFLQAYLEKEHVELLVVGHPRQMDHSESESMKEIRFFVAAFKKRFKEIPVAYMDERFTSKMAMDAMISGGMKKSDRRVKGNVDRVSAALILQSFLERRNNMRH
- the def gene encoding peptide deformylase, with amino-acid sequence MVLPVYVYGMSVLRKIAPEIPEDYKELDQLIADMFETMRASDGIGLAAPQVGKSMRIFVVDTSPVADAAKELELAEFKKVFINPYILEEWGDPRTSEEGCLSLPNIREDVTRPSYVRIEYYDENWNLKEEEYDGIRARVIQHEYDHLEGKLFVDRISPLRRKLLSARLNAISHGRADCDYRMVYPKK
- a CDS encoding dihydroorotate dehydrogenase-like protein: MATLTTKHMGVTLKNPLILGACNLSNNLEKLKEAEKAGVAAVVYRSLFEEQIQLEDNELSNQLEAYDERHAEMISLFPRIEHGGPKEHIYNLKQIVDALSIPVFASLNAVYKESWVEYAKLLEETGVAGLELNFFSVPRDFDKSGHDVILQQIEVLKAVKAAVKVPVSVKLSPFYTNVLKTIKDMDEAGADAFILFNRLFEPDIDVEAEKHVSPWNLSTHSDHRLSIRYVGLTHGNLNASVAANNGIYEGIDIVKMILAGASAVEAVSTFYHHGVGHAAEMLQELEEWMDRKEYDSIEAFRGTLSSKAINDPFVYKRAQYIDLLLKSEEHFNAVI
- a CDS encoding ComEC/Rec2 family competence protein, which encodes MYDLRKLPVLRALVPFFGGVVCGTACFTSILPWRVLIMSLIIWTLALFLYFRQGSRTSSHPWLLPALLFLLIFVLGWGNAMLSKPADPGFPIDERVLVRGEVSGAPIPGPQAHSFDLEVHLLVSGDSRFRVHTHLRAYFRIQADSLIPDAGEIWQFSGKLAAIQNNGNPGEFDYKSLMSRRNCWYRFYISTGEESDVCNRRIEGDQRRLSSSLIRKRITGHWHGDTEEISLLKAVCLGDRSSLTDELRQVYTAAGGMHLLAVSGLHVGLIWWVLQYMTAWMYLLFRSEKQKTVAILGLLWFYAFVTGFSSSVSRAVCMFSFFSAGRILGKRIHPLNVVFVSAFLLVLIQPVRLLDVGFQLSYCAITGIVSFFPLLKNLTRIKNRLLRKIWEAASVSLAAQLSTAPLVIYYFHQLPLYSLLTSLIAIPLLSVLISVFVCSVPFISAGILEDFFNFLLVGLARLMNGLMDQISTLPGALPDGLQMDLLSLSVGLLILLLLATFLHGNRRIPPYLILLLISVSLIWSSTSSLKCQHSSELIITHFRGASMIIFRQGRALDQYCWYRDSSSRDYMKAYSDGCWSRRRYQKQLYAPEEAGSFSERISGCVWLAEGLWLLGNDLCSGLVFGQGLEENRWGSAFGDSANALTFTPCFILLSGEPEPGSLQEVPWRDQTDLVIDGSNRSWYKDRLDAGWDGSYLTDRSGAYVKRW